TAAGTCGTCAGCTTTAGGCGCGCTATACAGGGAGATTGAGAAACAGTTGCGGTCGACTATTGCCGCAGCAGGAGGCGCGCTGAAACACTGCGTCATATCGTTCCACGGCCAGCCCGGGGCTTTATCATGGCTGGCAAAGACGGAGGTATCGACCAGCACGTTACCGTTGATCTGCTGGACGCCCGCTTTTTTTAATTCGCTGACCATATTGCGAATGTCCTGACGTTTTAACGTAGGATCGCCGCCGAAACGGGCGATAAGATCGCCATTCAACACGCCATTATCAATCTGAGCGCGGCTTTCCAGCGTTGTCGTAAATCGAAAGTCCGGGCCTAGCTGGAGCAGGGCCGCCAGCGCCGTAATCACTTTTTGAGTACTGGCAGGCAGCGCCATCTGCTGGCTGTGGTAATCGATGAACGGGGTGGTGGCGCCGACTTTTTGCACCATCAGCGCCAGGTTCGCCCCGTCAGGCAACTGGGAGGTATATTCTTCAACGTTCGCCGCCTGAACATGGATGGCTACGGCAGCGGTCAACCCAATGACAAATCTCAAAAATCGCATAATCTCGCGGTAACGGCCTGGAAACGTGACCGCCATACTACGGTGCATTATGGTGCAAAGTAAACGATGACCCTCAGGGAACTCCAGGGTAAAATACCGGTCAATTTGAAAACTGTTACTGGCCTGGAGTTATCACCCCGGGTCGGTTTTCTTTTATTTGTTGGCGGAGAGGCTTCCCCTGTTCCGACCCTACTTTTAAGCCAGCGCGGTGTTTTACCCTGCTGCAGAGGACTGATTTTAAGAGGTATAACAAATGCAACCTATCCCGATGACATTACGTGGCGCTGAACAATTACGCGAAGAGCTGGATTTCCTGAAGTCCGTGCGCCGCCCGGAAATCATTGCTGCCATTGCCGAAGCTCGCGAGCATGGCGATCTGAAAGAAAACGCCGAATATCACGCCGCGCGTGAGCAGCAGGGCTTCTGCGAAGGTCGTATTCAGGATATCGAAGCGAAGCTGTCCAATGCTCAGGTGATCGACGTCACAAGAATGCCAAATAACGGCCGCGTGATTTTTGGCACCACCGTAACGGTATTGAATCTGGACAACGACGAAGAGCTGACTTACCGCATTGTGGGCGACGATGAGGCTGATTTTAAAAAGAATCTTATCTCTGTCAATTCGCCTATTGCTCGCGGCCTGGTGGGGAAGGAGTGCGACGATGTTGTGGTGATTCGCACGCCTGGCGGCGATGTTGAATTCGAAATTCTGAAAGTGGAATATTTGTAATTTTTACTACGCTAACTAAAGGGTTGGCGTATTGTAAAGAAAAGAAAAAGGCCGCATAGCGGCCTTTTATCAACGAACATAGCGTGGCATTTTGCACACCTCTGCTTACTTCGGCAGAGAAATCTTCCGCTCTTTAGAAGGGCGATAGAGCACCAGCGTTTTACCGATGACCTGTACGTTACAGGCGCCGGTTTCCCGCACGATGGCATCCACAATTAAGGTTTTCGTTTCGCGATCTTCCGTTGCGATCTTCACCTTGATTAACTCATGGTGCTCAAGCGCTTGTTCAATCTCGGCCAGTACCCCTTCGGTCAAACCATTGTTGCCAAGCAGAACGACCGGCTTGAGCGGATGAGCTAGACCTTTCAGGTGCTGTTTTTGTTTAGTACTCAGATTCATCGTATTTTTTGCTTACGTTGGGATTGAAAACGGTTCATTCTACCGCCATCTCCAGTGTATCGCCAAATCGGCTGTGCTGATTGTTAGTTAGCCTGCTATTCACGATGAACAAAGTTGGAAATTGAGATGACAGGTAAGAAGCGTTCTGCCAGCTCCAGTCGCTGGCTGCAGGAACACTTTAGCGATAAATATGTTCAACAGGCACAGAAAAAGGGGTTGCGGTC
This region of Cedecea lapagei genomic DNA includes:
- the greA gene encoding transcription elongation factor GreA, which gives rise to MQPIPMTLRGAEQLREELDFLKSVRRPEIIAAIAEAREHGDLKENAEYHAAREQQGFCEGRIQDIEAKLSNAQVIDVTRMPNNGRVIFGTTVTVLNLDNDEELTYRIVGDDEADFKKNLISVNSPIARGLVGKECDDVVVIRTPGGDVEFEILKVEYL
- the yhbY gene encoding ribosome assembly RNA-binding protein YhbY — its product is MNLSTKQKQHLKGLAHPLKPVVLLGNNGLTEGVLAEIEQALEHHELIKVKIATEDRETKTLIVDAIVRETGACNVQVIGKTLVLYRPSKERKISLPK